Proteins encoded together in one Rhipicephalus sanguineus isolate Rsan-2018 chromosome 9, BIME_Rsan_1.4, whole genome shotgun sequence window:
- the LOC119404566 gene encoding progestin and adipoQ receptor family member 3, with the protein MCEHKGDHQCVAISAETVKSVWKRALDLFSTRGDKAADEQLRSYDEAPEFLRQNPFILKGYRCNLALRRCARSAFEWNNETLNIWTHLSGFFIMLALFVHDLVYRLDEVSPSAVDRAFCVAICLAYMTTLLLSVVYHTFNCHSEQCYQRLLKWDVLGVALSLSMTFLSGVHFAFSCRPWLELAYGSVELLLVAIVLVLNFAPRFAGREDVEPARLLVLSSLVLFGLAPTAHWFALNGGLEAPIVRLLLPRIAVLFGLIGMAFAVYRFRIPECLWPGRVDYVFSSHQIWHVIVFLSLVWWHETGFVYFHFMSGGQQCAVPA; encoded by the coding sequence ATGTGCGAACACAAGGGGGATCACCAGTGCGTTGCCATTTCGGCCGAGACCGTCAAGTCGGTCTGGAAAAGGGCGCTCGACTTGTTTTCGACTCGCGGAGACAAAGCTGCCGATGAACAACTGCGCTCGTACGATGAGGCGCCGGAGTTCCTCCGCCAGAATCCGTTCATCCTGAAGGGCTACCGCTGCAACTTGGCGCTTCGCCGGTGCGCCCGCTCCGCCTTCGAGTGGAACAACGAGACGCTCAACATTTGGACGCACCTGTCGGGTTTCTTCATCATGCTGGCTCTGTTCGTGCACGACCTCGTCTATCGCCTGGACGAGGTGTCCCCTTCGGCGGTGGACCGGGCCTTCTGCGTCGCCATTTGCCTGGCGTACATGACTACCCTTCTGCTGTCCGTGGTGTACCACACGTTCAACTGCCACTCGGAGCAATGTTACCAGCGGCTACTCAAGTGGGACGTGCTCGGCGTGGCGCTCAGTCTGAGCATGACGTTCCTCTCCGGCGTCCACTTCGCCTTCAGCTGCAGGCCGTGGCTCGAGCTGGCCTACGGTAGCGTAGAGCTGCTCCTCGTCGCCATCGTGCTGGTGCTCAACTTCGCGCCCCGCTTCGCCGGCCGTGAGGACGTGGAACCCGCGCGGCTCTTGGTGCTCAGCTCTCTGGTGCTCTTCGGCCTGGCGCCCACCGCTCACTGGTTCGCCCTCAACGGCGGTCTCGAGGCTCCCATCGTCCGCCTGCTCCTTCCGCGCATCGCGGTGCTCTTCGGCCTCATTGGGATGGCGTTCGCCGTGTACCGCTTCCGGATCCCCGAGTGCCTCTGGCCCGGCCGCGTCGACTACGTCTTCTCGAGTCACCAGATCTGGCACGTCATCGTGTTCCTGTCTCTAGTGTGGTGGCACGAGACCGGATTCGTCTATTTCCACTTCATGAGCGGCGGACAGCAGTGCGCCGTGCCCGCGTGA